From the genome of Bacteroides sp. MSB163, one region includes:
- a CDS encoding DNA-directed RNA polymerase subunit alpha, producing the protein MAILAFQKPDKVLMLEADSRFGKFEFRPLEPGFGITVGNALRRILLSSLEGFAITTIKIDGVEHEFSSVPGVKEDVTNIILNLKQVRFKQVVEEFESEKVSITIENSSEFKAGDIGKYLTGFEVLNPELVICHLDSKATMQIDITINKGRGYVPADENREYCTDVNVIPIDSIYTPIRNVKYQIEPFRVEQKTDYDKLVLEITTDGSIHPKEALKEAAKILIYHFMLFSDEKITLESNDVDGNEEFDEEVLHMRQLLKTKLVDMDLSVRALNCLKAADVETLGDLVQFNKTDLLKFRNFGKKSLTELDDLLESLNLSFGTDISKYKLDKE; encoded by the coding sequence ATGGCGATATTAGCATTTCAAAAACCTGATAAAGTATTAATGTTGGAAGCGGATTCTAGATTCGGTAAATTCGAATTTCGTCCGTTGGAGCCCGGTTTTGGTATTACCGTTGGTAATGCACTACGCCGCATCCTGCTTTCGTCATTAGAGGGTTTTGCTATCACTACTATCAAAATAGATGGTGTTGAGCATGAGTTCTCTAGCGTACCGGGAGTTAAAGAGGATGTTACTAACATTATCTTGAATCTGAAACAGGTGAGATTCAAGCAAGTAGTTGAAGAATTCGAAAGTGAGAAAGTAAGTATTACAATCGAAAATTCTAGTGAATTTAAAGCAGGTGACATAGGTAAGTATTTGACTGGATTTGAAGTGTTAAATCCTGAATTAGTTATTTGTCATTTAGATTCTAAAGCAACTATGCAAATCGATATTACGATTAACAAAGGTCGTGGATATGTTCCGGCTGATGAAAATCGCGAATATTGCACGGATGTTAACGTAATTCCTATCGATTCCATTTATACACCGATACGTAATGTGAAGTATCAGATTGAACCGTTCCGTGTTGAACAAAAGACGGACTACGACAAATTGGTACTTGAGATTACTACCGACGGTTCTATTCATCCGAAGGAAGCGCTGAAAGAAGCTGCAAAGATTCTGATTTATCACTTCATGCTCTTCTCTGATGAGAAGATTACATTGGAAAGCAATGATGTGGATGGCAATGAAGAATTTGATGAAGAAGTATTGCACATGCGTCAATTGTTGAAAACTAAACTTGTTGATATGGACTTATCAGTTCGTGCCCTCAACTGCTTGAAGGCTGCCGATGTAGAAACATTGGGTGATTTGGTACAATTCAATAAGACGGATTTACTGAAATTCAGAAACTTCGGAAAGAAATCGCTTACTGAGCTTGATGATTTGCTGGAAAGTCTGAATCTTTCGTTTGGAACCGATATTTCTAAATATAAATTAGATAAAGAATAA
- a CDS encoding cyclodeaminase/cyclohydrolase family protein translates to MLVDLTVKEFLSKVAGSDPVPGGGSIAALNGAVASALAAMVANLTIGKKNYEEHEELMNHIASLALSEKDVFVADIDRDSEAYDAVFACFKMPKATDEEKVARSAAIQEATKHAALVPMQVARNAYELMSVIADVARLGNRNAVTDACVAMMSARTAVLGALLNVRINLGSIKDKTFADELQREADVLERLACDREKEVLDVVNQELRV, encoded by the coding sequence ATGTTAGTTGATTTGACAGTGAAAGAATTCTTGAGTAAAGTGGCGGGCAGTGATCCCGTCCCCGGTGGCGGAAGCATTGCTGCCTTGAACGGCGCCGTAGCTTCGGCGCTTGCCGCTATGGTTGCTAACCTCACCATCGGCAAGAAGAATTACGAAGAACACGAGGAACTTATGAACCATATTGCTTCTCTCGCACTGAGCGAGAAAGACGTATTCGTAGCCGATATAGATCGTGACTCGGAAGCTTATGATGCCGTATTTGCCTGCTTCAAAATGCCCAAGGCTACCGATGAAGAAAAAGTTGCTCGCAGTGCAGCCATCCAGGAAGCCACTAAGCATGCCGCCCTAGTCCCCATGCAAGTAGCTCGTAATGCCTACGAACTGATGTCGGTGATTGCCGATGTTGCCCGTTTGGGAAATCGTAATGCAGTGACTGATGCTTGTGTGGCCATGATGTCTGCCCGCACTGCTGTGCTGGGTGCACTGCTGAATGTCCGCATCAACCTGGGTTCCATCAAAGATAAAACCTTTGCGGATGAACTTCAAAGAGAAGCCGATGTATTGGAGCGATTGGCTTGTGACCGTGAAAAAGAAGTATTGGATGTTGTTAACCAAGAATTGCGAGTATGA
- the hutI gene encoding imidazolonepropionase: protein MTENLIIFNARVVTPIGFSARCGKEMGELCIIDNATIEVTDGIISYVGPSRGEMRDGYYQRYWHYNARGKCLLPGFVDSHTHFVFGGERAEEFSWRLKGESYMSIMERGGGIVSTVKATRECSFIQLRSKAEGFLKQMSNMGVTTVEGKSGYGLDKETELLQLKVMRSLNNEEHKRVDIVSTFLGAHAVPEEYKGRTDEYLDFIISDVLPCVAKNELAEFCDVFCEQGVFSVEQSRRLLQAAKEYGLGLKLHADEIVPLGGAELAAGLSAVSADHLLHASDTGICAMRDAGTVATLLPLTAFALKEPYARGREMIDSGCAVALATDLNPGSCFSGSIPLTFALACIYMRLTIEEAITALTLNGAAALNRADSIGSIEVGKKGDFVVLNSDNYHFLPYYVGMNCVNTTIKEGVIYPVL, encoded by the coding sequence ATGACCGAGAACCTGATAATTTTCAATGCCCGCGTTGTAACCCCCATCGGCTTTTCCGCCCGTTGCGGCAAAGAGATGGGGGAACTGTGCATCATTGATAATGCTACAATAGAAGTAACCGATGGTATCATTTCCTATGTCGGCCCTTCCCGGGGCGAGATGCGTGACGGATATTATCAACGCTATTGGCACTATAATGCTCGTGGCAAATGTCTGTTGCCCGGTTTCGTAGATTCGCATACCCACTTTGTATTTGGTGGTGAACGTGCCGAAGAATTTTCCTGGAGGCTGAAAGGAGAAAGCTATATGTCTATTATGGAGCGTGGTGGTGGCATTGTAAGCACTGTGAAAGCCACCCGCGAATGTAGTTTCATTCAACTTCGCTCCAAAGCCGAAGGTTTTTTGAAACAAATGAGTAATATGGGGGTTACCACCGTAGAAGGCAAGAGCGGCTACGGACTGGATAAGGAAACGGAACTTCTGCAACTCAAGGTCATGCGTAGCTTGAATAACGAAGAGCATAAGCGGGTGGATATTGTATCCACTTTTCTGGGGGCGCATGCCGTACCCGAGGAATATAAGGGACGGACGGACGAATACCTCGATTTCATTATCAGTGATGTCCTGCCTTGCGTTGCCAAGAACGAACTGGCCGAGTTTTGTGATGTATTCTGCGAACAAGGCGTTTTCTCCGTCGAGCAATCCCGCCGTTTGTTGCAAGCTGCCAAGGAATATGGTCTGGGTTTGAAACTCCATGCTGATGAAATCGTTCCGCTGGGTGGTGCCGAACTGGCTGCCGGACTTTCTGCTGTTTCTGCGGATCATCTGTTGCATGCATCCGATACAGGTATCTGCGCTATGCGGGATGCCGGAACTGTTGCAACTTTGCTTCCTCTTACTGCTTTTGCCCTGAAAGAACCTTATGCACGCGGCCGTGAAATGATTGATTCCGGTTGTGCCGTAGCCCTTGCCACGGATCTCAATCCGGGCAGTTGTTTCTCCGGATCCATTCCGTTGACTTTTGCCTTGGCATGCATCTATATGCGTCTTACTATTGAAGAAGCTATCACTGCCCTTACCCTGAACGGGGCTGCTGCCTTGAACCGGGCGGACAGTATCGGTAGCATCGAAGTAGGCAAGAAAGGAGATTTTGTAGTGCTGAATTCCGATAATTACCATTTTTTGCCTTATTATGTCGGTATGAATTGTGTAAATACCACCATTAAAGAAGGAGTGATTTATCCTGTATTGTAA
- a CDS encoding urocanate hydratase, whose amino-acid sequence MEITLSNTLPPYPTFVEGIRRAPDRGFTLSPAQTATALKNALRYIPKELHETLAPEFMEELRTRGRIYGYRYRPQGDLKAKPINAYKGNCIEGKAFQVMIDNNLCFDIALYPYELVTYGETGQVCQNWMQYRLIKQYLEVLTQDQTLVIESGHPLGLFRSKPDAPRVIITNAMMVGLYDNQKDWHVAMQMGVANYGQMTAGGWMYIGPQGIVHGTFNTLLNAGRMKLGIPQSADLRGHLFISSGLGGMSGAQPKAAEMSGAASIIAEVDMSRIETRHWQGWVGHVTDSIPEAFSLAHEAMDGKKPISIAYHGNIVDLLEYAVDQDIHIDLLSDQTSCHAVYEGGYCPVGITFAERTNLLHENPQKFCRLVNESLARHFRAIKALVEHGTYFFDYGNSFMKAVYDAGVREIAKEEDDKNGFIFPSYVEDIMGPELFDYGYGPFRWVCLSGKHEDLIKTDHAAMECIDPNRRGQDLDNYNWIRDAEKNNLVVGTQARILYQDAVGRMKIALKFNEMVRNGEVGPIMLGRDHHDVSGTDSPFRETSNIKDGSNVMADMAVQCFAGNCARGMSLVALHNGGGVGIGKAINGGFGMVCDGSERVDEILRSAMLWDVMGGVARRSWARNEHAMETSEEFNRTYADGYHITMPYVADDELVNKYI is encoded by the coding sequence ATGGAAATAACCTTAAGTAACACATTGCCCCCTTATCCCACTTTCGTAGAGGGTATCCGGAGGGCTCCCGACCGTGGCTTCACACTTTCGCCCGCACAAACTGCCACGGCGTTAAAGAACGCATTGCGCTATATTCCCAAAGAATTACACGAGACCCTCGCTCCGGAGTTTATGGAAGAACTTCGTACCCGCGGGCGTATCTATGGCTACCGATATCGTCCGCAAGGCGACCTCAAAGCAAAACCTATCAATGCCTACAAAGGAAACTGCATTGAAGGCAAGGCTTTTCAGGTGATGATTGACAATAATCTCTGCTTCGACATTGCTCTCTATCCTTATGAACTCGTCACTTATGGCGAAACGGGACAGGTCTGCCAAAACTGGATGCAGTATCGTCTCATTAAACAATATCTTGAAGTGCTGACTCAAGATCAGACACTCGTTATTGAAAGTGGACATCCGCTGGGATTATTTCGTTCTAAGCCCGATGCACCACGCGTGATTATTACGAATGCCATGATGGTAGGTCTTTACGATAATCAGAAGGATTGGCACGTGGCCATGCAAATGGGAGTTGCCAACTACGGTCAGATGACTGCCGGAGGTTGGATGTACATTGGTCCTCAGGGTATTGTGCATGGCACCTTCAATACTCTGCTGAATGCCGGACGTATGAAACTCGGTATTCCTCAAAGCGCTGATTTGCGCGGACACCTGTTTATTTCTTCCGGTTTGGGCGGCATGAGCGGTGCTCAGCCTAAGGCCGCAGAGATGTCGGGTGCAGCTTCCATTATAGCCGAGGTGGATATGTCACGCATTGAAACCCGGCATTGGCAAGGTTGGGTAGGGCACGTCACGGATTCTATTCCCGAAGCATTCTCGCTGGCGCATGAGGCGATGGACGGTAAGAAACCGATTTCCATTGCTTACCATGGGAATATCGTTGACCTGCTGGAATATGCTGTAGACCAAGATATACATATAGACCTGCTTTCTGACCAGACTTCCTGTCATGCTGTTTACGAAGGCGGATATTGTCCGGTGGGAATTACTTTCGCTGAACGTACAAATCTGTTGCATGAAAACCCGCAGAAATTCTGTAGATTGGTGAATGAATCGTTGGCACGTCACTTTCGGGCTATAAAGGCCCTTGTAGAGCATGGAACCTATTTCTTCGATTACGGAAACTCCTTTATGAAAGCCGTTTATGATGCCGGAGTTCGTGAGATTGCCAAAGAAGAAGACGATAAGAACGGGTTTATATTCCCCAGTTATGTAGAAGATATTATGGGGCCGGAACTTTTTGATTACGGTTACGGACCTTTCCGCTGGGTATGTCTCAGTGGTAAACATGAAGATTTGATAAAGACCGATCATGCAGCGATGGAATGCATTGATCCGAACCGTCGCGGCCAAGATCTGGATAACTACAATTGGATACGCGACGCGGAAAAGAATAATCTTGTGGTAGGTACACAGGCGCGTATTCTTTATCAGGATGCGGTAGGGCGTATGAAGATAGCGTTGAAGTTCAATGAAATGGTACGCAATGGTGAGGTGGGACCTATTATGTTGGGACGCGATCATCACGATGTGAGCGGTACGGACTCTCCTTTCCGCGAAACTTCTAATATAAAAGATGGAAGCAATGTCATGGCGGATATGGCCGTGCAATGCTTTGCCGGAAACTGTGCTCGTGGAATGAGCCTCGTAGCGCTGCACAATGGTGGTGGCGTGGGTATCGGAAAAGCCATAAATGGTGGTTTTGGTATGGTATGTGATGGTAGTGAGCGGGTGGATGAGATACTTCGTTCGGCTATGTTATGGGACGTGATGGGCGGTGTAGCCCGGCGTTCATGGGCACGCAATGAACATGCTATGGAGACGAGTGAAGAGTTTAACCGGACATATGCCGACGGTTATCATATCACGATGCCCTATGTGGCTGATGACGAATTAGTAAATAAATACATATAA
- a CDS encoding DUF6563 family protein, which produces MKRWWLLSIFGLLVALHGSAQQVIYANLKELVEDRGDTLSTLKIEKRSKNQILLMGGADYRISVDDNPGLCRYLKSRCYAVRADSALYVNCKKVRYKRFRFGGWYAPATWIQGKIYFYAQPVGSVAASTTQPADATKLGGDVGTAIAASGLVNARVYYELNPETGKVEFVGKDKMLQLLKNEPELLNAFLQESSESAEVTGKYLLRLK; this is translated from the coding sequence ATGAAAAGGTGGTGGTTATTAAGCATATTCGGATTATTGGTTGCTTTGCATGGGAGCGCCCAGCAAGTGATATATGCCAATTTGAAGGAACTGGTGGAAGATCGTGGCGACACACTCTCCACATTGAAGATAGAGAAGCGCTCCAAGAATCAGATTTTACTGATGGGAGGTGCTGACTATCGCATCTCGGTAGATGACAATCCCGGTCTCTGCCGATATTTGAAATCCCGTTGTTATGCGGTGAGGGCTGACTCGGCGTTATACGTCAACTGTAAGAAAGTGCGTTATAAACGTTTCCGTTTCGGCGGTTGGTACGCCCCTGCCACCTGGATACAGGGGAAAATTTATTTCTACGCACAGCCTGTAGGATCTGTGGCGGCAAGTACCACACAGCCTGCCGACGCTACGAAGCTGGGTGGAGATGTCGGTACGGCTATTGCCGCTTCGGGGCTGGTCAATGCGCGGGTTTATTATGAACTGAATCCGGAAACGGGTAAAGTAGAGTTCGTAGGGAAAGACAAAATGCTACAGCTACTAAAAAATGAGCCGGAACTTCTGAACGCCTTCTTACAGGAAAGCAGTGAAAGTGCGGAAGTTACAGGTAAATACTTACTGCGCTTAAAATGA
- a CDS encoding MutS family DNA mismatch repair protein, with protein sequence MNTIDEITATYQRIAEEGRSELNKVQNKIYRIGSLRLLLFVAGIAGIIYFWSSGWIVLTGIITVTLLPFILLIKYHNRLFHRKDYLEKKITINEQELSALNYDTSSFEDGAEFINPAHLYSYDLDVFGPHSLFQYINRTCTQLGKSLLANWLGTHLVNKKEIESRQEAIRQLAPELNFRQEFRILGMLYKGKAADEDELKAWAKSPSVFRKNIFFRMLPLLAGGINILCIALAIAGIIPFTVFGILWLCFVFASFCFTSKITKMQAVYGKKLQILATYANLLRLIENQLMKSPILKEVREWIGDEKQTASHSIQRLSKLMNELDQRNNAYIYATLNGLFFWEIRKIIQIEGWKEQYASELPRWLTAIAHMDALCSLATFAYNHPDYSYPTITTQSFSLCAVSMGHPLINRDKCVRNDIDIKKRPFFIIITGANMAGKSTYLRTVGINYLLACIGTPVCARSMELYPVQLITSLRTSDSLNDNESYFFAELKRLKLIIDKLQAGEEFFIILDEILKGTNSMDKQKGSLALIKQFMTLQTNGIIATHDLMLGTLADIYPDDIHNYRFEADITGNELTFSYRLREGVAQNMNACFLMKKMGIAVTD encoded by the coding sequence ATGAACACAATCGATGAAATAACCGCCACTTATCAGCGCATTGCTGAAGAAGGACGTTCGGAATTAAATAAAGTACAAAACAAGATTTACCGCATAGGCTCACTGCGATTATTGTTATTTGTAGCAGGAATTGCGGGAATTATATATTTCTGGTCATCAGGCTGGATAGTATTAACAGGGATCATTACCGTTACACTTCTGCCTTTTATCCTGTTGATAAAATATCACAACCGGCTGTTTCACCGGAAAGATTATCTGGAAAAAAAGATAACAATCAATGAGCAAGAACTTTCGGCACTGAATTATGACACATCCTCTTTTGAAGACGGAGCAGAATTTATCAATCCAGCACACCTGTACAGTTATGACCTGGATGTGTTTGGGCCACATTCTCTTTTTCAGTATATAAACCGTACCTGTACGCAACTTGGAAAGAGCTTGTTAGCCAATTGGCTGGGCACGCACCTTGTAAATAAGAAAGAGATAGAATCCCGACAGGAAGCCATTCGCCAACTGGCACCGGAATTGAACTTTCGACAAGAATTCCGTATTCTGGGAATGCTCTATAAAGGGAAAGCTGCTGATGAAGATGAATTAAAGGCATGGGCTAAGAGTCCCAGTGTCTTCCGGAAGAATATTTTCTTTCGCATGCTACCGCTATTGGCGGGTGGAATAAATATCTTATGTATAGCATTGGCTATTGCAGGCATTATTCCGTTCACAGTTTTCGGTATTCTATGGTTATGCTTTGTTTTTGCCAGCTTTTGTTTCACTAGTAAAATCACTAAAATGCAAGCTGTCTACGGAAAGAAGCTACAGATATTAGCAACGTACGCCAATCTACTCCGACTTATAGAAAATCAGCTCATGAAAAGTCCGATATTGAAGGAAGTGAGAGAATGGATCGGTGATGAAAAACAAACAGCTTCTCACTCCATTCAGCGTCTAAGCAAGCTTATGAACGAACTCGATCAGCGAAACAACGCCTACATATATGCCACCCTCAACGGATTATTCTTCTGGGAAATCCGCAAAATCATACAGATTGAAGGATGGAAAGAGCAATATGCTTCTGAACTGCCACGCTGGCTGACAGCTATCGCTCACATGGATGCTCTGTGTTCACTGGCCACATTCGCCTATAATCATCCGGATTACTCCTACCCTACTATCACCACCCAGTCTTTCAGTCTCTGCGCCGTATCTATGGGACATCCACTGATAAACCGCGACAAATGTGTACGCAATGACATTGATATAAAAAAACGTCCTTTCTTCATTATTATCACCGGAGCAAATATGGCAGGCAAAAGTACGTATCTTCGTACGGTAGGCATCAATTATTTGCTGGCTTGCATCGGCACCCCCGTTTGCGCCCGGAGTATGGAACTGTATCCTGTTCAGCTCATCACCAGTCTGCGCACCAGCGACTCCCTGAATGATAATGAATCCTATTTCTTTGCAGAACTGAAACGTCTGAAACTTATCATCGACAAACTACAAGCCGGTGAAGAGTTTTTCATCATCCTTGATGAGATTCTAAAAGGAACCAACTCCATGGATAAGCAGAAAGGCTCGCTCGCCCTTATCAAACAATTCATGACTTTACAGACAAATGGTATCATCGCTACTCACGACCTGATGCTCGGCACGCTTGCCGACATTTATCCTGATGATATCCATAATTACCGATTCGAAGCCGACATCACAGGTAATGAACTGACTTTTTCTTATCGTCTGCGCGAAGGGGTAGCTCAGAATATGAATGCCTGTTTCCTGATGAAAAAAATGGGGATAGCCGTTACCGACTGA
- the hutH gene encoding histidine ammonia-lyase: MKNVYHVGSGELTFDIIERIINENLKLELAPEAKERIQKCRDYLDHKIAASEEPLYGITTGFGSLCSKNISPDELGTLQENLIKSHACSVGEEIRPVIVKLMMLLKAHALSLGHSGVQVITVQRILDFFNNDVMPIVYDRGSLGASGDLAPLANLFLPLIGVGDVYYKGKKREAISVLDEFGWEPVKLMSKEGLALLNGTQFMSANGVFAILKAFRLSKKADLIAALSLEAFDGRIDPFMDCIQQIRPHRGQIETGDNFRKLLEGSEIIAQYKAHVQDPYSFRCIPQVHGATKDAIRYVSSVLLTEINSVTDNPTIFPDEDRIISGGNFHGQPLAISYDFLGIALAELGNISERRVAQLIMGLRGLPEFLVANPGLNSGFMIPQYAAASMVSQNKMYCYAASSDSIVSSNGQEDHVSMGANAATKLYRIMDNLEHILSIELMNAAQGIEFRRPLKTSPALERFLNEYRKEVPFIKDDIVMYKEIHKTVAFLNRTKFDY; encoded by the coding sequence ATGAAAAATGTCTATCATGTAGGGTCCGGTGAACTCACATTCGACATCATCGAACGAATTATCAACGAGAATCTGAAACTGGAACTGGCTCCCGAAGCCAAAGAACGGATACAAAAATGCCGCGACTACCTCGATCATAAGATAGCCGCGTCCGAAGAACCTTTGTACGGCATTACTACAGGCTTCGGTTCCCTGTGCAGCAAAAATATATCTCCTGATGAATTGGGTACTTTGCAGGAAAACCTGATTAAGAGTCATGCTTGCAGCGTCGGTGAAGAAATACGTCCTGTCATCGTCAAACTAATGATGCTGCTCAAGGCCCATGCCCTTTCTTTGGGACATAGTGGCGTACAAGTCATTACCGTGCAGCGTATCCTCGATTTCTTCAATAACGATGTGATGCCTATTGTCTACGACCGTGGTTCGCTCGGTGCATCCGGTGATCTGGCTCCTCTTGCCAATCTCTTCCTGCCGCTTATCGGTGTGGGCGATGTTTATTATAAAGGTAAGAAGCGCGAGGCCATCAGCGTCCTCGATGAGTTCGGTTGGGAACCGGTGAAACTTATGAGTAAGGAAGGCCTTGCCCTGCTCAATGGTACGCAGTTTATGAGTGCCAATGGTGTGTTTGCCATTCTGAAAGCCTTCCGTCTCTCCAAGAAAGCCGACCTTATTGCTGCTCTCTCCCTCGAAGCTTTCGATGGGCGTATCGATCCTTTCATGGATTGCATCCAGCAAATCCGCCCGCATCGGGGGCAAATCGAGACAGGCGATAATTTCCGTAAACTCCTGGAAGGCAGTGAAATCATTGCTCAATACAAAGCCCATGTCCAAGATCCGTATTCTTTCCGCTGCATCCCCCAAGTGCATGGTGCAACGAAAGATGCCATCCGTTATGTCTCTTCTGTCTTGCTGACCGAAATTAATTCCGTAACGGATAATCCTACTATCTTTCCCGATGAAGACCGTATCATTTCCGGCGGAAACTTCCACGGGCAGCCGCTTGCCATTTCTTATGACTTCCTGGGTATTGCCCTTGCCGAATTAGGCAACATCTCCGAGCGGCGTGTGGCACAACTTATTATGGGACTGCGCGGTCTGCCTGAATTTCTGGTAGCCAATCCCGGTTTGAACTCAGGGTTTATGATACCACAATATGCTGCTGCTTCCATGGTCAGTCAGAATAAGATGTATTGCTATGCTGCCAGCAGTGATTCTATTGTTTCCTCCAACGGCCAGGAAGATCATGTCAGCATGGGAGCTAATGCAGCTACCAAACTGTACCGTATCATGGACAATCTGGAACACATTCTCTCCATCGAACTGATGAATGCTGCCCAAGGCATCGAGTTCCGTCGTCCTCTGAAAACCTCTCCCGCTTTGGAACGCTTCCTGAATGAATATCGCAAAGAAGTCCCTTTTATTAAAGACGACATTGTCATGTACAAGGAAATTCATAAGACAGTGGCGTTCCTGAACCGGACGAAGTTCGATTATTAA
- the rplQ gene encoding 50S ribosomal protein L17, producing MRHNKKFNHLGRTASHRNAMLSNMACSLIKHKRITTTVAKAKALKKFVEPLITKSKDDTTNSRRVVFSNLQDKQVVTELFKEISVKIADRPGGYTRIIKTGHRLGDNAEMCFIELVDYNENMAKEKVAKKATRTRRSKKAATEVAAPAEAPVAEAPTVEEAKAEEAKAE from the coding sequence ATGAGACATAATAAGAAATTCAATCATTTAGGTCGTACTGCTTCTCACAGAAACGCGATGTTATCTAACATGGCATGTTCTTTGATTAAGCACAAAAGAATCACTACGACTGTTGCAAAGGCTAAAGCTCTGAAGAAGTTTGTTGAGCCTTTGATTACAAAGTCAAAGGATGACACGACTAACTCTCGTCGTGTTGTATTCAGCAATCTGCAAGACAAGCAAGTTGTAACGGAGCTGTTCAAGGAAATCTCTGTGAAGATTGCTGACCGTCCGGGTGGTTATACTCGTATCATCAAGACAGGACACCGTCTAGGTGATAACGCTGAAATGTGCTTTATTGAACTCGTTGATTACAACGAAAACATGGCTAAGGAAAAGGTTGCTAAGAAAGCTACTCGTACCCGCCGTTCTAAGAAAGCTGCTACTGAAGTTGCTGCTCCGGCAGAAGCTCCGGTTGCTGAAGCACCGACAGTTGAAGAGGCAAAAGCGGAAGAAGCTAAAGCTGAATAA
- the ftcD gene encoding glutamate formimidoyltransferase, whose translation MNKIIECVPNFSEGRDLQKIDQIISPFRGKQGVKLLDYSNDEDHNRLVVTVVGEPEPLRDAVLEAIGIAVKLIDLNHHTGQHPRMGAVDVVPFIPIKNVTMEEAIALSKEVGEEVGKRYNLPVFLYEKSASAPHRENLAAVRKGEFEGMAEKIKLPEWKPDFGPAERHATAGTVAIGARMPLVAYNINLNTPNLDIAHDIAKKIRFIGGGLRYCKAMGVELKDRGITQVSINMTDYTRTALYRAFELTRVEARRYGVSIVGSEIIGLVPMEALIDTASYYLGLENFSMQQVLEARIMEE comes from the coding sequence ATGAATAAAATCATCGAATGTGTCCCTAACTTCAGCGAGGGACGTGACTTGCAGAAAATAGATCAAATCATATCCCCTTTCCGAGGTAAACAAGGTGTAAAACTTCTGGATTACAGTAACGACGAAGACCACAACCGTTTGGTAGTAACTGTGGTAGGAGAACCGGAACCCCTTCGTGATGCCGTGCTCGAAGCCATCGGTATTGCTGTAAAGCTTATTGACCTTAACCACCACACCGGGCAACATCCCCGTATGGGTGCCGTAGATGTAGTTCCTTTCATCCCCATTAAGAATGTGACGATGGAAGAAGCTATCGCCCTTTCCAAAGAAGTAGGGGAAGAAGTGGGCAAACGCTATAATCTCCCTGTTTTTCTCTATGAGAAATCCGCATCCGCTCCGCATCGCGAAAATCTTGCTGCCGTGCGTAAAGGTGAGTTTGAAGGTATGGCAGAAAAGATAAAGCTACCCGAATGGAAGCCCGACTTTGGTCCTGCCGAACGCCATGCCACTGCCGGAACCGTTGCTATCGGTGCCCGTATGCCGTTGGTAGCCTACAATATCAATTTGAATACACCTAATCTGGATATCGCACATGATATTGCCAAGAAGATTCGTTTCATTGGCGGTGGCCTGCGTTATTGCAAAGCCATGGGAGTAGAGTTGAAAGACCGGGGCATTACTCAGGTTTCCATCAATATGACAGACTATACCCGTACCGCCCTTTACCGCGCTTTTGAACTGACCCGTGTAGAAGCACGTCGTTATGGAGTTAGCATCGTGGGGAGTGAGATTATCGGCCTTGTTCCGATGGAGGCGCTCATTGATACAGCTTCTTATTATCTTGGTTTAGAGAATTTCTCTATGCAACAAGTGCTTGAGGCGAGGATTATGGAAGAATAA